In a single window of the Streptomyces sp. CGMCC 4.7035 genome:
- a CDS encoding glutamine synthetase family protein, which translates to MAHRTPPLGVEELHVLVAGGEIDTVVLAFPDMQGRLQGKRFAARFFLDEVLEHGTEGCNYLLAVDTEMNTVDGYDMSSWDRGYGDFALHPDLSTLRRVPWNEGTAMVIADLAWNDGSPVVAAPRQILRRQLDRLAALGHTAQAGTELEFIVFKDTYEQAWDANYRGLTPANQYNIDYSVLGTGRIEPLLRRIRNEMAGAGLTVESAKGECNPGQHEIAFRYDEALVTCDQHAIYKTGAKEIAAQEGVSLTFMAKYNEREGNSCHIHLSLADEHGHNVMAGSAGDPGGMSETMRHFLAGQLAALRDFSLLYAPGINSYKRFQPGSFAPTAVAWGYDNRTCALRVVGHGRSLRFENRVPGGDVNPHLAVAAMVAAGLHGIEQKLELPEPCPGNAYTAEYEHVPTTLREAAELWENSAIAKAAFGDEVVAHYRNMARVELAAFDAAVTDWELRRSFERM; encoded by the coding sequence GTGGCACACCGCACACCCCCGCTCGGCGTCGAGGAGCTGCACGTCCTCGTCGCGGGCGGCGAGATCGACACTGTCGTCCTGGCCTTCCCCGACATGCAAGGGCGCCTTCAGGGCAAGCGGTTCGCCGCGCGCTTCTTCCTCGACGAGGTCCTGGAGCACGGCACGGAGGGCTGCAACTACCTCCTCGCCGTGGACACCGAGATGAACACGGTCGACGGCTACGACATGTCCTCCTGGGACCGCGGCTACGGCGACTTCGCCCTCCACCCGGACCTGAGCACACTGCGCCGGGTGCCCTGGAACGAGGGTACGGCGATGGTCATCGCCGACCTCGCCTGGAACGACGGCTCGCCCGTGGTCGCCGCGCCCCGCCAGATCCTCCGCCGGCAGCTCGACCGCCTAGCCGCCCTCGGACACACCGCCCAGGCCGGCACCGAGCTGGAGTTCATCGTCTTCAAGGACACCTACGAGCAGGCCTGGGACGCGAACTACCGCGGGCTGACCCCGGCCAACCAGTACAACATCGACTACTCGGTGCTGGGCACCGGGCGGATCGAGCCGCTCCTGCGCCGTATCCGCAACGAGATGGCGGGCGCGGGCCTCACCGTCGAGTCCGCCAAGGGCGAGTGCAACCCCGGCCAGCACGAGATCGCGTTCCGGTACGACGAGGCGCTGGTCACCTGTGACCAGCACGCGATCTACAAGACCGGCGCCAAGGAGATCGCGGCCCAGGAGGGCGTCTCGCTCACCTTCATGGCCAAGTACAACGAGCGCGAGGGCAACTCCTGTCACATCCACCTCTCGCTCGCGGACGAGCACGGCCACAACGTCATGGCCGGTTCGGCCGGCGACCCCGGCGGGATGTCCGAGACCATGCGGCACTTCCTCGCCGGTCAGCTCGCCGCCCTGCGCGACTTCTCGCTCCTCTACGCGCCGGGCATCAACTCCTACAAGCGGTTCCAGCCCGGCTCCTTCGCCCCGACCGCGGTCGCCTGGGGGTACGACAACCGCACCTGTGCCCTCAGGGTCGTCGGCCACGGCCGCTCGCTGCGCTTCGAGAACCGGGTGCCCGGCGGTGACGTCAACCCGCACCTCGCGGTCGCCGCCATGGTCGCGGCCGGGCTCCACGGCATCGAGCAGAAGCTGGAGCTTCCCGAGCCGTGCCCCGGGAACGCGTACACCGCCGAGTACGAGCACGTGCCCACCACCCTGCGCGAGGCCGCCGAGCTCTGGGAGAACAGCGCCATCGCCAAGGCCGCCTTCGGCGACGAGGTGGTCGCGCACTACCGCAACATGGCCCGCGTCGAGCTGGCCGCTTTCGATGCCGCGGTGACCGACTGGGAGCTACGCCGCTCCTTCGAACGCATGTGA
- a CDS encoding FadR/GntR family transcriptional regulator, with protein MSQAEPDGGTGGPQDRSTQDRSAQDWPTQDRSAQDRLTPVLRPVRAGNGFEEALEQILQVVRLGLVPGGERLPAERELAERLGISRVTLREVLKVLQDQGLVESRRGRYGGTFVRPRVDAGGEDELRRRVEKVDIEDVLRFREVLEVGAAGLCATHGLTAEQAARLREALARTQDAPLTEYRRLDTLLHLTLAELCGSPSLTAQYAAVRATVNDLLDCIPLLVRNLEHSQRQHEALVEAVLDGDVDGAREMMREHCAGTAALLRGFLA; from the coding sequence ATGTCGCAGGCGGAACCCGACGGCGGCACGGGCGGCCCGCAGGACCGGTCGACACAGGACCGCTCGGCACAGGACTGGCCGACACAGGACCGGTCGGCACAGGACCGGCTGACACCGGTGCTGCGACCGGTGCGGGCCGGCAACGGCTTCGAGGAGGCGCTGGAGCAGATCCTCCAGGTCGTCCGCCTCGGCCTGGTGCCGGGCGGCGAACGGCTGCCCGCGGAGCGGGAGCTGGCGGAGCGGCTGGGAATCAGCCGGGTGACGCTGCGCGAGGTGCTGAAGGTGCTCCAGGACCAAGGCCTGGTGGAATCGCGGCGCGGGCGCTACGGCGGCACGTTCGTGCGGCCGCGCGTCGACGCGGGCGGCGAGGACGAGCTGCGCCGGCGCGTCGAGAAGGTCGACATCGAGGACGTGCTGCGCTTCCGCGAGGTGCTGGAGGTGGGCGCGGCGGGCCTGTGCGCGACGCACGGCCTCACGGCGGAGCAGGCGGCACGGCTGCGGGAGGCACTGGCGCGCACGCAGGACGCGCCGCTCACGGAGTACCGGCGCCTGGACACCCTGCTGCACCTCACGCTGGCCGAACTCTGCGGGTCGCCCTCGCTGACCGCGCAGTACGCGGCCGTACGGGCGACGGTGAACGACCTGCTGGACTGCATCCCCTTGCTGGTGCGCAACCTGGAGCACTCCCAGCGGCAGCACGAGGCGCTGGTGGAGGCGGTGCTCGACGGGGACGTGGACGGCGCGCGGGAGATGATGCGCGAGCACTGCGCGGGGACGGCGGCGCTGCTGCGGGGGTTCCTGGCGTAA